In a genomic window of Diabrotica undecimpunctata isolate CICGRU chromosome 2, icDiaUnde3, whole genome shotgun sequence:
- the LOC140433637 gene encoding uncharacterized protein has protein sequence MSTLIQRRLAEATTNIMGQYQCGFIRGKSTTDAIHTVKQIMEKAYGYKIEVELPFIEFQQAFDSINIAKLLTAMREMRIHNKLRPLIKMTMSKTVVTVKTQEGDTEEFVINKGVRQGDS, from the coding sequence ATGTCAACCTTAATACAACGAAGACTGGCCGAAGCGACTACAAATATCATGGGACagtatcaatgcggatttattagGGGAAAGTCaacaacagatgccatacatacgGTAAAGCAAATTATGGAGAAAGCttatggatataaaatagaagTTGAATTGCCTTTTATAGAATTCCAACAAGCATTTGATTCAATAAACATTGCGAAATTACTTACAGCTATGAGAGAAATGAGAATACACAACAAATTAAGAccattaataaaaatgacaatgagcaAAACTGTAGTAACTGTAAAAACACAAGaaggagacacagaagaatttgttataaataaaggtgTACGTCAAGGAGATTCATga